Proteins co-encoded in one Deinococcus ruber genomic window:
- a CDS encoding phage tail protein codes for MADQFVAEIRIFPFNFAPTGWAMCNGQILPISQNTALFSLLGTFYGGNGTSNFALPNLQGNAAIGVGQGPGLSVYDLGQTGGEATVTLLQSEIPAHTHVLQGLTDPAESGNPTGKLLTRSTAGLVYGNTPTGAQLAPVSIGVQGGNQPHNNMPPYLTLNYCIALQGIYPSRG; via the coding sequence ATGGCAGATCAATTCGTGGCAGAAATCCGGATCTTTCCTTTCAACTTCGCGCCGACAGGCTGGGCCATGTGCAACGGTCAAATCCTTCCGATTTCACAGAACACGGCGCTGTTCTCGCTGCTGGGCACGTTTTACGGCGGCAACGGCACAAGCAACTTCGCCCTGCCCAACTTGCAGGGCAACGCGGCCATCGGCGTCGGGCAGGGGCCGGGCCTGAGCGTGTACGACCTCGGCCAGACGGGCGGAGAGGCCACCGTGACGCTCCTCCAGTCGGAAATTCCGGCGCATACGCATGTGCTCCAGGGTCTGACCGACCCCGCCGAGAGCGGCAATCCTACCGGCAAGCTGCTGACCCGCTCGACGGCTGGTTTGGTGTACGGCAACACGCCGACAGGGGCGCAGCTGGCCCCGGTGTCTATTGGCGTGCAGGGTGGCAATCAGCCGCACAACAACATGCCGCCGTATCTCACGCTCAACTACTGCATCGCGCTCCAGGGCATCTACCCGTCGCGCGGCTGA
- a CDS encoding phage tail protein, with product MSQPYVGEIRLFAGNFAPSGWADCNGALLPISEYETLFNLIGTTYGGDGQTNFALPNLQSRVPVHQGTFGVGYIIGQAGGVENVTLTPQQLPQHTHALIGTAQAATSTNPAGNLLAAPGSGELYIADTPTVSLNGASVGAAGSSQPHDNLMPYLCIRYIISLFGIFPSQN from the coding sequence ATGTCACAACCCTATGTTGGAGAAATACGGCTCTTTGCCGGGAACTTTGCGCCGTCGGGGTGGGCCGACTGCAACGGTGCACTCCTGCCCATCTCTGAATACGAAACATTGTTTAACCTGATCGGTACCACCTACGGCGGCGACGGACAGACGAACTTTGCACTGCCCAACCTGCAAAGCCGCGTGCCGGTGCATCAGGGCACATTCGGTGTCGGCTACATCATTGGTCAGGCTGGCGGTGTCGAAAACGTCACCCTGACGCCTCAGCAGCTTCCTCAGCACACGCACGCGCTGATCGGCACCGCACAGGCGGCCACCAGCACGAATCCGGCGGGAAATCTGCTGGCCGCCCCCGGCAGCGGTGAACTCTATATCGCCGACACGCCCACTGTGTCGCTGAACGGGGCGTCGGTAGGAGCCGCAGGCAGCAGTCAACCGCACGACAATCTGATGCCGTATCTGTGCATTCGCTACATCATCTCGCTGTTCGGCATCTTTCCAAGTCAGAATTAA
- a CDS encoding phage tail protein, translating to MSTPYLSEIRMMSFNFAPRGWALCNGQLLPINQNQALFSLLGTTYGGNGQTNFALPNLQGRVPIHMGNGYIQGESSGERTHTLTASEVPAHIHPLNASTGAATAIAPASAGIPGGNVLAAPTFPVYAPAGSTQTVLAPAALLSSGGSQPHENMPPYLVMNFCIALQGIFPSRN from the coding sequence GTGTCCACGCCGTATCTGTCTGAAATCAGGATGATGAGTTTTAATTTCGCTCCCAGAGGATGGGCGCTGTGCAACGGGCAACTGTTGCCGATCAATCAGAATCAGGCGCTGTTTTCGCTGCTGGGCACCACCTACGGCGGCAACGGACAGACCAATTTTGCGCTGCCCAACCTTCAGGGTCGGGTGCCGATTCATATGGGGAACGGTTATATACAGGGGGAGAGCAGCGGCGAGAGGACACACACGCTCACCGCTTCCGAGGTGCCCGCGCACATCCACCCGCTCAATGCGTCCACCGGGGCGGCGACTGCGATTGCGCCTGCCAGTGCAGGGATACCGGGAGGTAACGTGCTGGCCGCTCCGACGTTTCCTGTCTATGCGCCCGCTGGCAGTACGCAGACCGTGCTGGCTCCGGCAGCGCTCTTGTCCAGCGGAGGCAGCCAGCCACACGAAAATATGCCGCCCTATCTCGTCATGAATTTCTGCATCGCGCTTCAGGGCATTTTCCCGAGTCGCAACTGA
- a CDS encoding beta strand repeat-containing protein yields MTTRTRSRHPAGPASALLLCALLLSACGGPAPSAPPPTPTTPVAQTPAPPSPQPSVLSPLGLLRVTFTHIGADDASATSTTLSPLTGQALNDTAAGLQLLPVSSGSFVVGTRGAGGMRYLYATFKVRNASAAGTAYTTARTNPTLVAVSTPSSVNGTALSSLLKYDGSAVNPGLAPQILPTHAMTFDRATDTPQVLSGGEDLQLYAEGEAAALGLPSGVTRVLPYGFVIRNPSTPGSRTLAANPGAGQYDGVVTLAMKVPLQATPADDPFSVSLDVEAVDDSVTRVSESMEEQGAGSRAAARAALLGPSTQVATLCGTTLSGPNDVFLGSVTTAGGAGLDRQAHLGGNLALQTLGVGPYAVVGNTTRSVPAASGVLSNYAAYPAAPGGLPATLSAVSAPGSTPGSSVTVNNDGSFTFTPKVGDGSGTTDTLAYSVSDNAGCTSPALSANVPVSGRVWYVDNTAAAGGDGRSGTPFQGLSSVSGVSSAGDTVYVAHGSGATSSAGFTLKASQRLIGGGVPLTLSGATLRPTDPAGAPTLSGAGLTLAQDNELAGLNVNTTSGAGIAGTSFGTLTTSGVSVTASGAPALDLSGGTLAATFSKLSSSNSPTHGLNLTNTQGSLSVTGDGSTAGSGGTISGALQNGVNVTSTGAAPSVALNWMNISGSKNYGVLYTVPSASSSSTAVSVSNSVLSDNTNLHVLLDLGGSGAANFTLTGNTMSNPTTGTSGALQVNAKQPVSATVQGRVTNNTITLNSGSFGTGIATYVTGAGHATVQLSGNIIKSFGTFGIDLATQVSSGSLDATVSNNVIALPSALALEGMRLNAGDGTAGESSALCVNLIANSSVGNEGVPGNGLVGYQIRQRPGTFYKLQGYSGGSVDATAIANFIRNTDITNPKSGARVRTVSNVSGGTCATPTF; encoded by the coding sequence ATGACCACCCGCACCCGTTCCCGCCACCCCGCCGGCCCCGCGTCGGCGCTGCTGTTGTGTGCCCTGTTGCTGAGTGCCTGCGGCGGTCCCGCTCCCAGTGCCCCGCCCCCTACGCCCACCACCCCGGTAGCGCAGACACCCGCGCCCCCCAGCCCGCAGCCGAGTGTGCTGTCGCCGCTGGGTCTGCTGCGCGTGACCTTCACCCACATCGGGGCCGATGATGCGTCGGCCACCTCGACTACGCTCAGTCCGCTGACCGGCCAGGCGCTGAATGATACCGCCGCCGGGCTGCAACTGCTGCCGGTGTCGAGCGGCTCGTTTGTGGTCGGCACCCGTGGGGCGGGCGGCATGCGCTACCTGTACGCCACCTTCAAGGTCCGCAACGCCAGTGCGGCGGGCACCGCCTACACCACGGCGCGCACCAACCCGACCCTGGTGGCGGTGAGCACACCCAGCAGCGTCAACGGCACCGCGCTCAGCAGCCTGCTGAAGTACGACGGGAGTGCGGTCAATCCGGGGCTGGCACCGCAGATCCTGCCAACGCACGCCATGACCTTCGACCGCGCCACCGACACGCCCCAGGTGCTGAGCGGTGGCGAAGACCTGCAACTGTATGCCGAGGGCGAAGCGGCGGCGCTGGGCCTGCCCAGCGGTGTGACGCGGGTGCTGCCGTACGGCTTCGTGATCCGCAACCCCAGCACGCCCGGCAGCCGCACGCTGGCGGCCAATCCCGGGGCGGGGCAATACGACGGGGTGGTGACGCTGGCGATGAAAGTCCCGTTGCAGGCCACCCCCGCCGACGATCCGTTCAGTGTGTCGCTGGACGTCGAAGCGGTGGACGACAGCGTGACGCGAGTGAGCGAGAGCATGGAAGAACAAGGGGCGGGCAGCCGCGCCGCTGCACGGGCGGCGCTGCTGGGGCCGAGTACCCAGGTCGCGACGCTGTGCGGCACCACCCTCAGCGGCCCGAATGACGTGTTTCTCGGGTCGGTCACCACCGCCGGGGGCGCTGGGCTGGACCGTCAGGCCCACCTGGGCGGCAATCTGGCGTTGCAGACGCTGGGAGTCGGACCGTATGCGGTGGTGGGCAACACGACCCGTAGCGTGCCCGCCGCGAGCGGCGTGCTGTCGAACTACGCGGCGTACCCCGCCGCCCCCGGCGGACTACCAGCCACATTGAGTGCAGTCAGTGCGCCGGGCAGCACCCCCGGCAGCAGCGTCACCGTGAACAATGACGGCAGCTTCACTTTTACGCCCAAAGTGGGGGACGGCAGCGGAACGACCGACACCCTCGCGTACAGCGTTTCGGACAACGCGGGCTGTACCTCACCGGCGCTGAGTGCGAACGTCCCGGTGTCAGGCCGGGTGTGGTACGTCGATAACACTGCTGCTGCTGGGGGCGACGGACGTTCGGGCACGCCGTTTCAGGGACTGTCATCAGTGAGTGGGGTGTCGAGTGCGGGTGACACAGTGTATGTGGCACACGGTAGCGGCGCGACCAGCAGTGCGGGTTTTACGCTGAAAGCCAGTCAGCGACTGATCGGGGGCGGCGTGCCGCTGACCCTGAGCGGAGCCACCCTGCGGCCCACCGATCCTGCGGGGGCACCCACGCTGAGTGGCGCGGGCCTGACGCTGGCGCAGGACAACGAACTGGCGGGCCTGAACGTAAACACGACCAGCGGCGCAGGCATTGCTGGTACGTCGTTTGGCACGCTCACCACCTCCGGCGTCTCTGTGACGGCCTCCGGTGCCCCTGCCCTCGACCTCTCTGGCGGCACTCTGGCAGCCACCTTCAGCAAACTGAGCAGCAGTAACAGCCCCACGCACGGCCTGAACCTGACGAATACGCAGGGCAGCCTGAGCGTGACCGGCGACGGCAGCACCGCCGGATCGGGCGGCACCATCAGCGGCGCACTTCAGAACGGCGTGAATGTCACATCTACGGGCGCGGCTCCCAGCGTGGCGCTGAACTGGATGAACATCAGCGGCAGCAAGAACTACGGCGTGCTGTACACCGTTCCCAGCGCTTCCAGCAGCAGCACTGCCGTGAGCGTCAGCAACAGCGTGCTGTCGGACAATACCAATCTGCATGTACTCCTGGATCTGGGCGGCTCTGGTGCGGCCAACTTCACCCTGACCGGCAATACCATGAGCAATCCCACCACGGGAACCTCGGGCGCTCTTCAGGTCAATGCGAAGCAGCCTGTTTCGGCGACGGTTCAGGGGCGCGTGACTAACAACACCATCACCCTGAACAGCGGAAGCTTTGGCACCGGCATCGCCACCTATGTCACCGGAGCCGGGCACGCCACCGTGCAGCTCAGCGGCAACATCATCAAGAGTTTCGGCACCTTTGGCATCGATCTGGCGACGCAGGTGAGCAGCGGCAGTCTCGACGCCACCGTCAGCAACAACGTCATTGCCCTTCCCAGTGCGCTGGCTCTGGAAGGCATGCGCCTGAACGCCGGAGATGGCACAGCCGGAGAAAGCAGTGCGCTGTGCGTGAATCTGATCGCAAACAGCAGTGTCGGAAACGAGGGGGTGCCCGGAAATGGGCTGGTCGGCTACCAGATTCGCCAGCGTCCCGGCACCTTCTATAAATTGCAGGGCTACAGCGGTGGTTCAGTCGACGCCACTGCTATCGCCAACTTCATCCGCAACACCGACATCACCAACCCGAAATCGGGAGCCAGAGTCCGTACGGTCAGCAATGTCAGCGGCGGCACCTGCGCCACGCCCACCTTCTAG
- the meaB gene encoding methylmalonyl Co-A mutase-associated GTPase MeaB — protein sequence MTDTSDADSLPDRFRARDVRALARAITRVESGAGDAPAILRAARTALTAAPQLPTVIGLTGSPGSGKSTLVSALIQHLRALGKTVGVLAVDPSSPFSGGAILGDRIRMLGHHADAGVYVRSLASRGALGGLSARTMQVLSVMEGFGFDVILLETVGVGQSELDIAAVADHTVLVLTPAGGDGVQAFKAGIMEVADVLVVNKADLPGAERTVRELRAAQMLAPHDEHTFFPPIVQTVASRNEGLAALLDAVHAHRTHLGDAGLTARRLGRARFELRSLIWMRAMNAANAVDPLLLERISAGETSADEVAEHLLGRHGQVR from the coding sequence ATGACCGACACTTCCGACGCCGACTCGCTGCCTGACCGCTTCCGCGCCCGCGACGTGCGTGCGCTGGCCCGCGCCATCACACGGGTCGAATCGGGAGCGGGCGACGCCCCGGCGATTCTGCGGGCCGCCCGGACTGCGCTGACCGCCGCGCCGCAGCTTCCCACCGTCATCGGACTGACCGGCAGCCCCGGCAGCGGCAAAAGCACGCTGGTATCGGCACTGATTCAGCATCTGCGGGCGCTGGGCAAAACCGTGGGCGTGCTGGCGGTCGATCCCAGCAGTCCGTTTTCTGGCGGCGCGATTCTGGGCGACCGAATCCGTATGCTGGGCCACCACGCCGACGCGGGCGTCTACGTGCGCTCGCTGGCGTCTCGGGGGGCGCTGGGCGGGTTGTCGGCCCGCACCATGCAGGTGCTGAGCGTGATGGAGGGATTCGGCTTCGACGTTATTTTGCTGGAAACGGTGGGCGTGGGTCAGTCGGAACTGGATATAGCCGCCGTCGCCGACCATACCGTTTTGGTGCTGACACCTGCCGGGGGCGACGGCGTGCAGGCGTTCAAGGCGGGCATCATGGAGGTGGCCGACGTGCTGGTGGTGAACAAGGCCGACCTGCCGGGAGCCGAACGAACGGTGCGCGAACTGCGGGCCGCGCAGATGCTGGCTCCGCACGACGAACACACCTTCTTTCCGCCCATCGTGCAGACCGTCGCCAGCAGAAATGAAGGGCTGGCAGCACTGCTGGACGCGGTACACGCGCACCGGACGCATCTGGGCGACGCCGGGCTGACGGCCAGACGGCTGGGCCGCGCCCGCTTCGAACTGCGCTCGCTGATCTGGATGCGGGCCATGAACGCCGCGAATGCAGTCGATCCGCTGCTGCTGGAGCGCATCTCGGCGGGCGAGACGAGTGCCGACGAGGTGGCCGAACACCTGTTAGGCAGACACGGACAGGTGCGCTAG
- a CDS encoding cobalamin B12-binding domain-containing protein, producing MHESNSSAAPERRIRVLIAKPGMDGHDRGAKVVARALRDAGMEVVYTGLRQTAEMIVNAAVQEDVDAIGVSVLSGAHMSYFRDIKRLLHERGADDILVFGGGIIPDQDLQTLADLGVGRVFTPGANTEDAADYLRTEVGRRWQQESSNS from the coding sequence ATGCACGAATCGAACAGTTCTGCCGCACCCGAACGCCGTATCCGGGTGCTGATCGCCAAACCCGGTATGGACGGCCATGACCGGGGCGCAAAAGTGGTGGCCCGTGCCCTGCGCGACGCGGGCATGGAGGTGGTCTACACCGGGCTACGCCAGACCGCCGAAATGATCGTGAACGCCGCCGTTCAGGAAGACGTGGACGCCATCGGGGTCAGTGTGCTGTCGGGAGCGCACATGTCGTACTTCCGCGACATCAAGCGGCTGCTGCACGAACGCGGCGCAGACGACATCCTGGTGTTCGGGGGCGGCATCATTCCCGATCAGGACCTTCAGACGTTGGCCGACCTGGGCGTGGGCCGGGTCTTTACACCGGGGGCCAACACCGAGGACGCCGCCGACTATCTGAGAACCGAAGTCGGGCGGCGCTGGCAGCAGGAAAGCAGCAACTCTTAA
- a CDS encoding methylmalonyl-CoA mutase family protein: MKKNEWISSVYAPAAATFPQRRYNFSTLSNIEPEPLYTADDLKDWEPDTDLGYPGEFPYTRGVQASMYRGRLWTMRMFAGFGSAEQTNERFHALLKAGQTGLSTAFDLPTLMGYDADHPFSAGEVGKCGVAVSSLADMELLFAGIDPERVTTSMTINSPANAIWAMYIANAQKQGKDLNKLGGTLQNDILKEFIAQKEFIYPPAPSVQLVIDTFEWGPKNVPKWNFISVSGYHIREAGATAVQELAFTLADGFHYVEKALERGLDIDEFAPRISFFWDVHNDFFEEIAKFRAARRIWARQMRDRYGAKNPKSLMLRTHAQTAGVSLPAQQPLNNIARVAIQGLAAVLGGTQSLHTDAYDEALALPTEAAATIALRTQQIIAYETGVAGVVDPLAGSYYVESLTNQIEAAALGYIEQIRAMGGVEAGIESGFFQAEMAEAAFRYQREVERKERIIVGVNDYVQEAVQVPIQLIDPAVEQVQFGRLAQVRRERDPERHREALALLHTAAVTGQNTMPAFLACAHAYATLGETMDVLRKVFGEYVETAVM, translated from the coding sequence GTGAAGAAAAACGAGTGGATCAGCAGTGTGTATGCCCCGGCAGCCGCCACCTTTCCACAGCGGCGCTACAACTTCTCGACGCTCAGCAATATCGAGCCAGAGCCGCTGTATACCGCAGACGACCTGAAAGACTGGGAGCCTGACACCGACCTGGGCTACCCCGGCGAGTTTCCGTATACCCGGGGCGTGCAGGCCAGCATGTACCGGGGGCGGCTGTGGACCATGCGGATGTTCGCGGGCTTTGGCAGCGCCGAGCAGACCAACGAGCGCTTCCACGCGCTGCTGAAGGCCGGACAGACGGGCCTGAGCACGGCCTTCGACCTGCCGACCCTGATGGGCTACGACGCCGACCACCCCTTCAGCGCGGGCGAGGTGGGCAAGTGCGGCGTGGCGGTCTCCAGCCTGGCCGACATGGAACTGCTGTTCGCGGGCATCGACCCCGAGCGCGTGACCACCAGCATGACCATCAACAGCCCCGCGAATGCGATCTGGGCAATGTATATCGCCAACGCCCAGAAGCAGGGCAAAGACCTGAACAAGCTCGGCGGCACGCTCCAGAACGACATTCTGAAGGAATTCATCGCCCAGAAGGAATTCATCTATCCGCCCGCACCCAGCGTTCAGCTCGTGATCGATACCTTCGAATGGGGCCCAAAAAACGTGCCGAAATGGAATTTCATCTCGGTCAGCGGCTACCACATCCGCGAGGCCGGGGCGACAGCGGTGCAGGAACTGGCATTCACGCTGGCCGACGGCTTCCACTACGTCGAGAAGGCGCTGGAACGCGGGCTGGACATCGACGAATTCGCGCCGCGCATCAGTTTCTTCTGGGACGTACACAACGATTTTTTCGAGGAAATCGCCAAGTTCCGGGCAGCGCGGCGCATCTGGGCGCGGCAGATGAGAGACCGCTACGGCGCGAAGAACCCTAAGAGCTTGATGCTGCGAACCCACGCGCAGACAGCGGGCGTGAGCCTGCCTGCACAGCAGCCGCTGAACAACATTGCGCGAGTGGCGATTCAGGGGCTGGCTGCCGTGCTGGGCGGCACGCAGAGCCTGCACACCGACGCCTACGATGAAGCGCTGGCCCTGCCTACCGAGGCTGCCGCCACCATTGCCCTCAGGACGCAGCAGATCATCGCATATGAAACGGGCGTGGCGGGGGTGGTCGATCCGCTGGCAGGCAGCTACTACGTCGAATCTCTGACCAATCAGATCGAGGCGGCAGCGCTCGGCTACATCGAGCAGATTCGGGCGATGGGCGGCGTGGAAGCGGGCATCGAATCGGGCTTCTTTCAGGCCGAGATGGCGGAAGCGGCGTTCCGGTATCAGCGCGAAGTCGAGCGGAAGGAACGCATCATCGTGGGCGTCAACGACTACGTGCAGGAGGCCGTGCAGGTGCCGATCCAGCTGATTGATCCGGCTGTCGAGCAGGTCCAGTTCGGGCGGCTGGCGCAGGTGCGGCGGGAACGCGATCCCGAGCGCCACCGAGAAGCGCTGGCCCTGCTGCACACCGCTGCCGTGACCGGGCAGAACACCATGCCCGCTTTTCTGGCCTGCGCCCACGCCTACGCCACATTGGGCGAAACGATGGACGTGCTGCGGAAAGTGTTTGGGGAGTACGTCGAGACGGCAGTGATGTAA